The following proteins are encoded in a genomic region of Gossypium hirsutum isolate 1008001.06 chromosome D05, Gossypium_hirsutum_v2.1, whole genome shotgun sequence:
- the LOC107902777 gene encoding uncharacterized protein — translation MTRLLTKAPPVKRRTAALSISKDSKMAKKGKKCGEVMGVTAAECTAVCCCCPCSIIELLVLAFYKIPARLCKKVLRWKKRHLMKKKNQQDMLGPTKCRPTGEELEAELDHMMGKGEPCDCGVDNHDDSCARAVDFEQKMWDRFRGAGFWRSPSQREETPN, via the coding sequence ATGACTCGTCTCTTGACGAAAGCACCGCCGGTGAAACGGAGGACAGCAGCGCTTTCGATATCGAAGGACTCGAAGATGGCCAAGAAAGGGAAGAAATGCGGGGAAGTAATGGGTGTCACCGCCGCGGAGTGCACGGCGGTGTGTTGCTGTTGTCCATGTAGTATCATAGAGCTGCTTGTTTTGGCCTTTTATAAGATTCCCGCTAGGCTTTGCAAGAAGGTTTTGAGATGGAAGAAGCGACatctgatgaagaagaagaatcaACAAGATATGTTGGGCCCGACTAAATGCAGGCCCACAGGGGAGGAATTGGAAGCTGAACTCGACCACATGATGGGGAAAGGTGAGCCATGTGACTGTGGCGTTGATAATCATGATGATTCCTGCGCCAGAGCCGTTGACTTTGAACAGAAAATGTGGGACCGGTTTCGTGGGGCTGGATTTTGGAGGAGTCCTTCGCAAAGAGAAGAAACACCAAACTAA